A portion of the Mycobacterium paraseoulense genome contains these proteins:
- a CDS encoding serine/threonine-protein kinase PknH/PknJ has product MSETQPNSRIGSQFGPYRLRRLLGRGGMGEVYEAYDTVKDRVVALKLVSEQVSSDDVFRRRMQREARTAGRLQEPHIVPIHDFGELDGQVFIDMRLIEGRDVGTVLGRSGPLPPPRAVAIVEQVASALDAAHRAGVIHRDIKPENILLTEGDFAYLVDFGIAAAATDQRLTKTGAAIGSWNYMAPERFGDDETTYRVDIYALACLLFECLTGTRPFQTTSLSALMAAHLVEPIPRPSQRNPAVPAAFDEVIARGMAKDPNDRYVTAGDLAKAALRALSTPDQRQATELIQHSRYFAPPARVEQFRPEPAPPHPTWFAAPPAAPWAPPVVPPKRRLGLVIGALAVVVAVIAGTGVWLAVDKSGATQPGGPTTSTTIAAPTSSAVTSSAAPTVAPAQLNSLLLPVDQVNTLVGTTGIIVDGSTTEMTDPDPNSTLSDDKCVGAFIGFQTRTYKSSGYTAMLAQLMKKPQSNPGYVVVQGAVIFASADQARGFVNGQWPQWRDCGGKTVTQTGDKAPIQWTFGQISGNPPDIALQHTLANSPVVCQHVLLAVSNVVLDVNVCGPRIINEARLIANQMATKIPG; this is encoded by the coding sequence ATGAGTGAAACGCAGCCGAATTCGCGGATAGGGAGCCAGTTTGGGCCCTACCGGCTGCGGCGACTGCTGGGCCGCGGCGGAATGGGCGAGGTCTACGAGGCCTACGACACCGTCAAGGATCGCGTGGTGGCGCTCAAGCTGGTGTCCGAACAGGTCAGCTCCGACGACGTCTTCCGCCGGCGCATGCAACGCGAAGCGCGGACCGCGGGCCGACTGCAGGAACCGCACATCGTCCCGATCCACGATTTCGGCGAGCTCGACGGTCAGGTGTTCATCGACATGCGCCTCATCGAGGGGCGCGACGTGGGCACCGTGCTCGGCCGATCCGGGCCGCTGCCACCCCCGCGCGCGGTCGCGATTGTCGAACAGGTTGCTTCCGCCCTGGACGCCGCGCACCGCGCCGGCGTCATTCACCGTGACATCAAGCCCGAGAACATCCTGCTCACCGAGGGCGACTTCGCCTATCTGGTGGACTTCGGCATCGCCGCCGCGGCCACCGACCAGCGGCTGACCAAGACCGGCGCCGCCATCGGCAGCTGGAACTACATGGCCCCGGAGCGATTCGGCGACGACGAGACCACCTACCGCGTCGACATCTACGCTCTGGCCTGCCTTCTTTTCGAATGCCTCACGGGCACAAGACCTTTTCAGACCACCAGCCTGAGCGCGCTGATGGCCGCCCACCTGGTCGAGCCCATCCCGCGCCCCAGCCAACGCAATCCCGCCGTCCCGGCGGCGTTCGACGAGGTCATCGCGCGCGGCATGGCCAAGGATCCCAACGACCGCTACGTCACGGCGGGCGATCTCGCGAAAGCGGCCCTGCGCGCGCTGAGCACGCCCGACCAACGCCAGGCGACCGAATTGATCCAGCACAGCCGGTATTTCGCGCCGCCGGCGCGCGTGGAGCAGTTTCGGCCCGAGCCGGCACCGCCCCATCCGACGTGGTTCGCCGCTCCGCCCGCCGCGCCGTGGGCGCCCCCGGTGGTGCCGCCCAAGCGCAGGCTGGGGCTGGTCATCGGCGCGCTCGCGGTCGTCGTCGCGGTCATCGCGGGCACCGGGGTGTGGTTGGCCGTCGACAAGTCGGGGGCCACGCAGCCCGGGGGCCCCACCACCAGCACGACAATCGCGGCACCCACCTCGAGCGCAGTGACCAGCAGCGCCGCCCCCACAGTGGCTCCCGCACAACTGAATTCGCTGCTGCTTCCGGTCGACCAGGTCAACACGCTGGTCGGCACCACCGGCATCATCGTCGACGGCAGCACGACCGAGATGACGGACCCCGACCCCAACAGCACGCTGTCCGACGACAAATGCGTCGGAGCGTTCATCGGTTTCCAAACCCGCACGTACAAGAGCAGCGGCTACACCGCAATGCTCGCCCAGCTGATGAAGAAGCCGCAGAGCAACCCCGGCTACGTCGTGGTCCAGGGCGCGGTGATCTTCGCGTCCGCCGACCAGGCCCGGGGGTTCGTGAACGGTCAGTGGCCGCAGTGGCGGGACTGCGGCGGGAAAACCGTGACGCAGACCGGCGACAAAGCACCAATCCAATGGACCTTCGGGCAGATCAGCGGCAATCCGCCCGATATCGCCCTGCAGCACACGCTGGCCAACAGCCCGGTGGTGTGCCAGCACGTCCTGTTGGCGGTGTCCAACGTGGTCCTCGACGTCAACGTCTGCGGACCCAGGATCATCAACGAGGCCAGGCTGATCGCAAACCAGATGGCGACCAAGATCCCCGGCTGA